Proteins from one Streptosporangium becharense genomic window:
- a CDS encoding M36 family metallopeptidase, whose amino-acid sequence MSPKPWLRITVITAATAALALPLPGIAQGEPGGQAPKIHDFQAEEGAKPDLDNRRGSVAPPASFARSAGAATVRWNSLGTPAVVTGAAPLAEGLGADPEQAARAYLKANENLFGLSGEAVDALEKIAANPVGEGHAVLLRQKFGDLPAGVDGQVVIGVRDGKVFHVTSTLSRSSEAPPAARITEQRALEIAAADGGIDLATARTKQVTAVAVPAPDGTHRAFQVVLIGGGDGHAAAYTIHVDAVSGEILTRENLVDHHFDPGNPSWEAFPANPPADYSSTDTRKTWCHKTGPRCDYVVGGDPATGKAWDVDHATDTPTNTSLGNAARTFENRASEDPYSVGTRSNVATPSRDYAYPWTNKWHTAKCDPAVFDQPGEADLEAAIANLHAMHNRMHDWSYRLGFTETAWNMQNDNGERGGLGGDPEQGNAQAGARVPSIRDNANQITGPDGIAPITNMYLWQPIAGSFYAPCVDGDYDMSVIGHEYTHAISGRMIGGPNAGWSGAQAGAMNESTSDLFAMEYLAEYGFRPAGDTPYVTGGYVTGDKKAGIRNYDMSASPLNYSDIAYDLVGQQVHADGEIWSATQYDVRKAFVQRYGKGTAAKQKACADGQTPVGQCPGNRRWAQLSFDALLLMASGAVSYVDHRDALLAADAIRFGGANQALMWRAFAEHGLGAGAASNGPNDPDPVPSFVDPSGKNGKLQLKPLGDAKGAALKLYVGRYEGRAVPVADTDPATELGDTVEMTPGLYDFVVVGNGFGHTRVKFAVLPGVKLPLPLPVAKNHASAASGATATGDGVNHAKLIDETEATNWASLTGPVKGRSVTVDLAGTDPVKVRRVQVSAMLRPNVGDPADPGSQNRFSALRAFEVLACDSTKKDCSSPDSFSVVYTSPADAFQTRLPRPRGADLLIESFKIPTTTATHLALRAVSTQCTGNPLYAGEQDADPNSSTDCATASLARDQLRAAEFQAFSH is encoded by the coding sequence GTGTCGCCCAAACCCTGGTTACGCATCACCGTCATCACCGCCGCCACCGCGGCGCTCGCACTCCCCCTCCCGGGAATCGCCCAGGGCGAGCCCGGCGGGCAGGCCCCCAAGATCCACGACTTCCAGGCGGAGGAAGGCGCCAAGCCCGACCTCGACAACCGGCGCGGCAGCGTCGCGCCGCCGGCGTCGTTCGCCCGGTCCGCCGGCGCCGCGACGGTCCGGTGGAACTCCCTCGGCACCCCCGCCGTCGTCACCGGCGCCGCCCCTCTCGCCGAGGGCCTGGGTGCCGACCCCGAGCAGGCGGCACGGGCCTACCTGAAGGCGAACGAGAACCTGTTCGGCCTCTCCGGCGAGGCCGTGGACGCACTGGAGAAGATCGCCGCCAACCCCGTCGGGGAGGGCCACGCCGTACTGCTCCGGCAGAAGTTCGGTGACCTGCCCGCGGGTGTGGACGGCCAGGTCGTGATCGGCGTGCGGGACGGCAAGGTCTTCCACGTGACCTCGACCCTGTCCCGCTCCTCCGAGGCGCCCCCCGCCGCCCGGATCACCGAGCAGCGGGCCCTGGAGATCGCCGCCGCGGACGGCGGCATCGACCTGGCCACGGCCAGGACCAAGCAGGTCACCGCCGTGGCGGTGCCCGCACCCGACGGGACGCACCGGGCCTTCCAGGTCGTCCTGATCGGCGGCGGTGACGGCCACGCCGCCGCCTACACCATCCACGTGGACGCGGTCAGCGGTGAGATCCTGACCCGCGAGAACCTGGTGGACCACCACTTCGACCCGGGCAACCCCAGCTGGGAGGCGTTCCCCGCCAACCCGCCGGCCGACTACTCCTCCACCGACACCCGCAAGACCTGGTGCCACAAGACCGGCCCGCGCTGCGACTACGTGGTCGGCGGCGACCCCGCCACGGGCAAGGCGTGGGACGTCGACCACGCCACGGACACCCCGACGAACACCAGCCTCGGCAACGCCGCCAGGACCTTCGAGAACCGCGCCAGTGAGGACCCGTACAGCGTCGGCACCCGCAGCAACGTGGCCACGCCCAGCCGGGACTACGCCTACCCGTGGACCAACAAGTGGCACACGGCCAAGTGCGACCCCGCCGTCTTCGACCAGCCGGGCGAGGCCGACCTCGAAGCCGCCATCGCCAACCTGCACGCCATGCACAACCGCATGCACGACTGGTCCTACCGGCTCGGCTTCACCGAGACCGCCTGGAACATGCAGAACGACAACGGTGAGCGCGGCGGCCTCGGCGGCGACCCCGAGCAGGGCAACGCCCAGGCGGGCGCCCGGGTGCCGAGCATCCGCGACAACGCCAACCAGATCACCGGCCCGGACGGGATCGCCCCCATCACCAACATGTACCTCTGGCAGCCGATCGCGGGCTCGTTCTACGCGCCTTGCGTGGACGGCGACTACGACATGTCGGTGATCGGCCACGAGTACACGCACGCGATCTCCGGCCGCATGATCGGCGGCCCGAACGCCGGATGGAGCGGTGCCCAGGCCGGCGCCATGAACGAGAGCACCTCCGACCTGTTCGCCATGGAGTACCTGGCGGAGTACGGCTTCCGCCCGGCGGGCGACACGCCGTACGTGACCGGCGGCTACGTCACCGGCGACAAGAAGGCGGGCATCCGCAACTACGACATGTCGGCCTCGCCGCTGAACTACAGCGACATCGCCTACGACCTCGTCGGCCAGCAGGTGCACGCCGACGGCGAGATCTGGTCGGCGACCCAGTACGACGTCCGCAAGGCGTTCGTCCAGCGGTACGGCAAGGGCACCGCGGCCAAGCAGAAGGCCTGCGCCGACGGCCAGACCCCGGTCGGGCAGTGCCCCGGCAACCGCCGCTGGGCACAGCTCTCCTTCGACGCGCTGCTGCTGATGGCCTCCGGCGCGGTCAGCTACGTCGACCACCGCGACGCGCTGCTCGCGGCCGACGCCATCCGCTTCGGCGGCGCGAACCAGGCGCTCATGTGGCGCGCGTTCGCCGAGCACGGCCTCGGCGCGGGCGCCGCGAGCAACGGCCCGAACGACCCCGACCCGGTGCCCAGCTTCGTCGACCCGTCCGGCAAGAACGGGAAACTCCAGCTCAAGCCGCTGGGTGACGCCAAGGGTGCGGCGCTCAAGCTGTACGTCGGCCGCTACGAGGGCCGCGCGGTGCCGGTGGCCGACACCGACCCGGCGACCGAGCTCGGCGACACCGTCGAGATGACCCCGGGCCTGTACGACTTCGTGGTCGTGGGCAACGGGTTCGGGCACACCCGGGTGAAGTTCGCCGTGCTGCCGGGTGTGAAGCTGCCGCTGCCGCTGCCGGTCGCGAAGAACCACGCCTCCGCAGCGTCGGGTGCGACGGCCACCGGTGACGGTGTCAACCACGCCAAGCTGATCGACGAGACCGAGGCCACGAACTGGGCCTCGCTCACCGGACCGGTCAAGGGCAGGTCCGTCACCGTCGACCTGGCCGGCACCGACCCGGTGAAGGTCCGCAGGGTCCAGGTCAGCGCCATGCTGCGGCCCAACGTGGGCGACCCGGCCGACCCCGGATCGCAGAACCGCTTCAGCGCGCTGCGCGCCTTCGAGGTCCTGGCCTGCGACTCCACCAAGAAGGACTGCTCGTCGCCCGACTCCTTCTCCGTCGTCTACACCAGCCCGGCCGACGCCTTCCAGACCCGCCTGCCGCGTCCCCGAGGGGCCGACCTGCTGATCGAGTCCTTCAAGATCCCGACCACCACGGCGACCCACCTGGCCCTGCGGGCCGTCTCCACCCAGTGCACCGGCAACCCGCTCTACGCCGGTGAGCAGGACGCCGACCCCAACTCCTCGACCGACTGCGCCACGGCGAGCCTCGCCAGGGACCAGCTGCGCGCCGCCGAGTTCCAGGCGTTCTCGCACTAG
- a CDS encoding glycerol-3-phosphate dehydrogenase/oxidase, with protein sequence MRARMGSARLGPAERSAALAQMGSEELDVVVIGGGVVGAGVALDAATRGLTVGLLEARDFASGTSSRSSKLIHGGLRYLEQLNFDLVREALQERALLLQRIAPHLVRPVPFLFPLTHPGWERPYVGAGLMMYDSLGFSFGFTRGVPGHRHLSRTRALRLAPALRRKAFSGAVQYWDAQVDDARYVMTTLRTAAAYGAYVASRAQVVGFLREGERVTGVKACDLETGGEFDVRARQVVNATGVWTDDIQALVGGRGQIHVRASKGVHLVVPRDRIHSLTGIILRTEKSVLFVIPWGRHWIIGTTDTRWDLDRAHPAASRSDIDYVLDHVNAVLSVPLTREDVEGVYAGLRPLLSGESEETSKLSREHVVAHPVPGLVMVAGGKYTTYRVMARDAVDAVAHGLDQRVPPSCTDRIPLVGAEGYQALWNSRQRLAQSSGLHVARIEHLLQRYGSMIDEVLALIEEDPSLAKPLAGADDYLRAEVVYAATHEGARHVNDVLTRRTHISIETFHRGLGVVEEAAGLLAGPLEWDDDQVKREVEYYTKRVEAERLSQEQDTDQEADAIRLGAPEIVPVASPEAARPA encoded by the coding sequence ATGAGGGCGCGAATGGGCAGCGCGCGGCTCGGCCCCGCCGAGCGGTCCGCCGCACTGGCACAGATGGGCTCCGAGGAGCTCGACGTGGTCGTCATCGGTGGCGGGGTCGTCGGCGCGGGGGTGGCGCTCGACGCGGCGACCCGCGGGCTGACCGTCGGGCTGCTGGAGGCCCGGGACTTCGCCTCGGGCACCTCGTCCAGGTCGTCCAAGCTCATCCACGGGGGGCTGCGCTACCTGGAGCAGCTCAACTTCGACCTGGTCAGGGAGGCGCTCCAGGAGCGCGCGCTGCTGTTACAGCGCATCGCCCCGCATCTGGTCCGGCCGGTGCCGTTCCTGTTCCCGCTGACGCATCCGGGCTGGGAGCGGCCCTACGTCGGCGCGGGCCTGATGATGTACGACTCGCTGGGCTTCTCCTTCGGGTTCACCCGGGGCGTGCCCGGCCACCGGCACCTGTCGCGTACCAGAGCGCTGCGCCTGGCCCCCGCGTTGCGGCGCAAGGCGTTCTCCGGCGCGGTGCAGTACTGGGACGCGCAGGTCGACGACGCCCGCTATGTGATGACCACGCTACGGACCGCCGCGGCGTACGGGGCGTACGTCGCCTCGCGGGCGCAGGTGGTGGGTTTCCTGCGTGAGGGCGAGCGGGTCACCGGGGTCAAGGCGTGCGACCTGGAGACGGGCGGCGAGTTCGACGTGCGGGCCCGGCAGGTGGTCAACGCCACGGGCGTGTGGACCGACGACATCCAGGCGCTGGTCGGCGGGCGTGGGCAGATCCACGTGCGCGCCTCCAAGGGCGTCCACCTGGTGGTGCCGCGCGACCGGATCCACTCCCTGACCGGCATCATCCTGCGCACCGAGAAGTCGGTGCTGTTCGTCATCCCGTGGGGCCGTCACTGGATCATCGGGACCACTGACACCCGGTGGGACCTGGACCGGGCCCACCCGGCGGCGTCCCGCTCGGACATCGACTACGTTCTCGACCACGTCAACGCGGTGCTGTCGGTGCCGCTCACCCGCGAGGACGTGGAGGGCGTCTACGCGGGGCTCCGCCCGCTGCTGTCCGGGGAGTCGGAGGAGACGTCCAAGCTCTCCCGCGAGCACGTGGTGGCCCACCCCGTCCCGGGGCTGGTCATGGTGGCCGGCGGCAAGTACACGACGTACCGGGTCATGGCGCGCGACGCGGTCGACGCGGTGGCGCACGGCCTGGATCAGCGGGTGCCGCCGTCCTGCACCGACCGGATCCCGCTGGTCGGCGCCGAGGGGTACCAGGCGCTGTGGAACTCCCGGCAGCGGCTGGCACAGTCCTCCGGCCTGCACGTGGCCAGGATCGAGCACCTGCTGCAGCGGTACGGCTCCATGATCGACGAGGTGCTGGCGCTGATCGAGGAGGACCCGTCGCTGGCCAAGCCGCTGGCCGGGGCGGACGACTACCTGCGGGCCGAGGTCGTCTACGCGGCCACCCACGAAGGCGCGCGGCACGTCAACGACGTGCTGACCCGGCGCACGCACATCTCGATCGAGACCTTCCACCGCGGGCTGGGCGTGGTGGAGGAGGCGGCCGGGCTGCTCGCCGGGCCGCTGGAGTGGGACGACGACCAGGTCAAGCGTGAGGTGGAGTACTACACCAAGCGGGTCGAGGCCGAGCGCCTCTCCCAGGAGCAGGACACCGACCAGGAAGCCGACGCGATCCGGCTCGGCGCACCGGAGATCGTCCCGGTGGCGAGCCCCGAGGCCGCCCGACCGGCGTGA